One window of the Rosa rugosa chromosome 3, drRosRugo1.1, whole genome shotgun sequence genome contains the following:
- the LOC133735586 gene encoding dirigent protein 22-like, translating into MGKVVGPVLKLFFVVLFMSSSVHSSSNIEEKRESDHRFQKLLCSKQKLTRLHFYFHDIVSGQAQTTVMVVSPAKTVKPSPTWFGQVNMFDNPLTKGPELTSKLLGHAQGLYGYASQVDISLLVAMTFIITNGRHDGSSFTVLGRNTVTDSTRELPIVGGTGKFRLARGFATAKTYFFNDTVAIVEYNIVVIHY; encoded by the coding sequence ATGGGGAAGGTTGTCGGTCCAGTTCTAAAGCTTTTCTTCGTAGTTCTGTTCATGTCATCATCAGTGCACAGCAGCAGCAACattgaagaaaagagagaaagtgATCATAGGTTTCAAAAGCTCCTCTGCTCAAAACAGAAGCTGACCCGACTCCATTTCTACTTTCACGACATTGTTTCAGGCCAGGCACAGACCACAGTGATGGTGGTCTCACCAGCCAAGACCGTCAAACCATCTCCCACCTGGTTCGGGCAAGTCAACATGTTTGACAACCCGCTAACCAAGGGACCCGAACTCACGTCTAAACTTCTAGGCCATGCTCAAGGGCTATATGGGTACGCGTCCCAGGTAGACATCAGTCTACTAGTTGCCATGACCTTCATTATCACTAATGGCAGGCACGACGGTAGCAGCTTTACTGTTTTGGGCCGCAACACAGTGACGGATTCCACGCGAGAGCTTCCGATTGTAGGTGGAACTGGCAAATTTCGATTAGCACGTGGATTTGCGACAGCCAAGACGTATTTTTTTAATGATACTGTTGCTATCGTGGAATATAATATTGTGGTTATACATTATTGA
- the LOC133738193 gene encoding dirigent protein 23-like — MANTAQHLVLMVFISLVVSFTEAKWAESVEATKEATPSQTVTNLQFYFHDTVSGKNPSAVRVAQASDTEKSPTLFGALLMADDPLTETPDPNSKLVGRAQGLYGSSCQQELGLIMAMSFAFSDGTYNGSSISIFGKNPITNPIRELPVVGGTGVFRLARGYAIAHTHWVNATAGDAVVGYNVTVVH; from the coding sequence ATGGCAAACACAGCTCAACATCTGGTGCTGATGGTGTTCATCTCCTTGGTGGTGTCCTTCACTGAAGCGAAGTGGGCTGAGTCCGTGGAGGCAACAAAGGAAGCGACGCCATCGCAGACAGTAACCAACCTCCAGTTCTACTTCCACGACACAGTCAGTGGGAAGAACCCTAGTGCCGTACGTGTGGCTCAAGCTTCCGACACCGAAAAGTCTCCGACACTTTTCGGGGCTTTACTCATGGCTGATGACCCGCTCACCGAGACTCCCGACCCCAATTCCAAGCTCGTAGGCCGGGCACAAGGGCTATACGGGTCATCCTGCCAGCAGGAACTTGGCCTGATTATGGCCATGAGCTTTGCGTTCTCGGACGGTACGTACAATGGTAGCTCCATTAGTATTTTTGGAAAGAACCCGATCACGAACCCAATTCGGGAGTTGCCCGTTGTGGGTGGAACTGGGGTTTTCCGGTTGGCTCGTGGCTATGCAATTGCCCATACGCATTGGGTAAATGCCACAGCTGGCGATGCAGTTGTTGGATACAATGTCACTGTAGTTCACTAG
- the LOC133740500 gene encoding dirigent protein 23-like: protein MANNTVAPLMMMVVISLVMAFTEAKWAESVEAKKEATPSETVTNLQFFFHDTVSGKNPSAVRVAQASDTNKSLTLFGALLMADDPLTETPDPNSKLVGRAQGLYGSSGQQELGLIMAMSFAFMDGPYSGSSISIFGKNSALNPVRELPVVGGTGVFRLARGYAIAHTHWFDLSGDAIVGYNVTVIH from the coding sequence ATGGCAAACAACACAGTTGCGCCTCTGATGATGATGGTCGTCATCTCCTTGGTGATGGCATTCACAGAAGCCAAGTGGGCCGAGTCAGTAGAGGCCAAAAAGGAAGCGACGCCGTCGGAGACAGTAACCAACCTCCAGTTCTTCTTCCACGACACAGTCAGTGGGAAGAACCCTAGTGCCGTACGTGTGGCTCAAGCCTCCGACACCAATAAGTCTCTGACACTTTTCGGGGCTTTACTCATGGCCGATGACCCGCTCACCGAGACTCCTGACCCCAATTCCAAGCTCGTGGGTCGGGCACAAGGGCTATACGGGTCATCCGGCCAGCAGGAGCTTGGCCTGATTATGGCTATGAGCTTTGCGTTCATGGATGGTCCTTACAGTGGTAGTTCCATTAGTATATTTGGTAAAAACTCGGCACTGAACCCAGTTCGAGAGTTGCCGGTTGTGGGTGGAACTGGGGTGTTCCGGCTGGCTCGTGGATATGCAATTGCCCATACTCATTGGTTTGATCTTAGTGGTGATGCAATTGTAGGATACAATGTCACTGTGATTCACTAG
- the LOC133736038 gene encoding dirigent protein 23-like yields the protein MANTALPLMMLMITSLLMALTEAEWAESVEEKQEATPLETVTNLQFYFHDTVSGKNPSAVRVAQAANTDKSPTLFGALLMADDPLTETPDPNSKLVGRAQGLYGSSGQQEFGLIMAMSFAFTDGTFNGSSINIFGKNPALHPVRELPVVGGTGVFRLARGYAIAKTYRLDSTGDAIVGYNVTVNHQS from the coding sequence ATGGCAAACACAGCTCTGCCGCTAATGATGTTAATGATCACCTCCTTGCTGATGGCCTTGACGGAAGCTGAGTGGGCAGAGTCAGTCGAAGAAAAACAGGAGGCCACGCCTTTGGAGACCGTAACCAACCTCCAGTTCTACTTCCACGACACAGTCAGTGGGAAGAACCCCAGTGCCGTACGGGTGGCACAAGCCGCCAACACCGACAAGTCCCCAACCCTATTTGGGGCTCTGCTTATGGCCGATGACCCCCTTACTGAGACGCCGGACCCTAATTCCAAGCTCGTGGGACGGGCGCAAGGGCTGTACGGGTCATCCGGCCAACAGGAATTTGGCCTCATTATGGCCATGAGCTTTGCGTTCACGGATGGTACGTTCAATGGTAGCTCCATCAATATTTTTGGTAAAAACCCAGCTCTACACCCGGTTCGGGAGTTGCCGGTTGTGGGTGGAACCGGGGTGTTCCGATTGGCTCGTGGATATGCAATTGCCAAGACTTATCGGCTTGATAGCACTGGTGATGCAATTGTAGGATACAATGTCACTGTAAATCATCAGAGCTAG
- the LOC133740001 gene encoding dirigent protein 15-like: MERSRLIFGLAFTILLTIVTTPSHCKYHSKTVPVDRLKEKVTQLHFYLFDILSGTKPSAVEIARPNVTTDKSATPFGSLYAFDDHLREGPETNSSIVGNAKGLYLSASQDPANFTIVMYADFGFTTGKFKGSSFGVFSRNPVAESPEREVAVVGGRGKFRLARGFARVKTHYFNATNGDAILEYKATIIHY; the protein is encoded by the coding sequence ATGGAGCGTAGTCGTTTGATATTTGGGTTGGCCTTTACTATCCTTCTAACCATCGTCACCACACCTTCGCACTGCAAATACCACTCAAAAACAGTCCCTGTAGACCGCCTCAAAGAGAAAGTCACGCAACTCCACTTCTACCTCTTCGACATCCTCAGCGGCACCAAACCCAGCGCCGTGGAGATCGCACGTCCGAACGTCACCACTGACAAGTCAGCCACCCCTTTCGGGAGCCTCTATGCCTTCGATGACCATCTCCGAGAGGGCCCCGAGACCAACTCATCGATAGTGGGGAATGCGAAGGGGCTCTACTTGTCCGCAAGCCAAGACCCAGCTAACTTTACAATCGTGATGTACGCAGATTTCGGTTTTACTACCGGTAAGTTTAAAGGGAGCTCATTTGGCGTGTTTTCAAGGAATCCAGTGGCTGAGTCGCCGGAGCGGGAGGTGGCTGTGGTTGGTGGGAGAGGGAAGTTTAGGCTAGCTAGAGGGTTTGCTAGGGTGAAGACTCATTACTTCAATGCTACTAATGGTGATGCCATTTTGGAGTATAAGGCAACCATCATTCACTATTGA
- the LOC133736430 gene encoding dirigent protein 4-like — MMKCSGLVLGLLALLLLAMATKPAHCKYYSKTIPNIHRKEKVTHLHFYYFDILSGTKPSAVEIARPSLTRNDTSPTPFGSLTATDDPLREGPETNSTVIGNARGIYLSASQYASQMTLMMYKDFGFTAGKFKGSSFGVFSRNPIWETTPREVALVGGRGKFRLARGFAKLRTHYLNVSNGDAVVEYRVTLIHY; from the coding sequence ATGATGAAATGCAGTGGTTTGGTTCTCGGATTACTGGCCTTGCTTCTTCTAGCCATGGCCACCAAACCAGCACACTGCAAATACTACTCCAAAACAATCCCCAACATCCACCGCAAAGAGAAGGTGACGCACCTCCACTTCTACTACTTCGACATCCTCAGCGGCACCAAACCCAGCGCGGTGGAAATCGCACGTCCCAGCCTCACCAGAAACGACACGTCGCCCACACCCTTCGGCAGCCTCACTGCCACCGATGACCCTCTCCGCGAAGGCCCAGAGACCAACTCAACGGTGATCGGGAATGCCAGGGGGATATACTTGTCGGCGAGCCAATACGCAAGCCAGATGACTTTGATGATGTACAAAGATTTCGGTTTTACTGCGGGTAAGTTTAAGGGGAGCTCTTTCGGGGTGTTTTCGAGGAATCCGATTTGGGAGACGACGCCGCGTGAGGTGGCGTTGGTGGGCGGGAGAGGGAAGTTTAGGTTGGCTAGAGGGTTTGCTAAGCTTAGGACTCACTACTTAAATGTTAGTAATGGTGATGCCGTTGTCGAGTATAGAGTGACTCTCATCCATTATTGA
- the LOC133740000 gene encoding probable amidase At4g34880 translates to MATKPPSCFSLFSVLVLVLLALTSFGSQSFTVHGLSIREATIYDLQLAFKQNQLTSRQVVQFYLQEILRLNPVLNGVIEVNPDALYQADKADYQRKAKAPGYYSGLHGIPVLLKDNIGTRDKLNTTAGSFALLGSVVPRDAGVVTKLRSAGAIILGKASLSEWAQVRSLTSPPGFSPRGDQGKNPYVLSASPCGSSSGSSISVAANLVAGSLGTETDGSILCPASFNSVVGIKPTVGLTSRAGVIPVTPRQDTIGPICRTVTDAVYVLDAIVGYDYKDQATKEASKYIPRGGYKQFLGAYGLKGKRLGIVRNPFFTSGSGSLQIQAFEHHFQTLRQGGAVLVDHLEIANIDTILNFNLSGEAIATVAEFKLAINSYLEDLVVSPVRSLADIIAFNLKFSGVEMIKEFGQDIFLSAQATNGIGNNEKAALLNLAKLTKDGFDNLMTYNRLDALVTPGADIAPVLAIGGFPGISVPAGYDKKGVPFGITFGGLKGSEPKLIQIAYGFEQATKIRKPPTFLP, encoded by the exons ATGGCTACAAAACCACCATCatgcttttctctcttctcagtATTGGTGTTGGTTCTTCTAGCCTTAACATCATTTGGGTCCCAAAGTTTCACTGTCCATGGGTTGTCAATTAGAGAAGCTACAATCTACGATCTTCAACTGGCTTTCAAACAGAACCAACTAACTTCCAGACAAGTAGTTCAGTTCTACCTTCAAGAAATCCTCAGGCTCAACCCGGTTCTTAACGGAGTCATAGAGGTGAACCCGGATGCACTTTACCAAGCTGACAAGGCTGACTATCAGCGAAAGGCTAAGGCCCCTGGTTATTATTCCGGCTTGCATGGCATTCCTGTTTTGCTGAAGGATAACATTGGAACCAGAGATAAGCTGAACACTACTGCTGGCTCTTTTGCGCTGCTGGGCTCTGTCGTGCCCCGGGATGCTGGCGTGGTGACCAAGTTGAGGAGCGCTGGAGCCATTATCTTGGGGAAGGCTAGCTTGAGTGAGTGGGCTCAGGTCAGGTCTCTTACGTCACCCCCAGGTTTCAGCCCCAGAGGTGACCAAGGAAAG AACCCTTATGTACTATCTGCAAGTCCATGTGGATCAAGCAGTGGATCATCAATATCAGTTGCAGCAAATTTGGTAGCTGGATCTCTTGGTACTGAGACCGATGGCTCAATACTATGTCCAGCAAGCTTTAACTCAGTAGTCGGCATCAAACCAACCGTTGGACTCACAAGCCGAGCCGGGGTGATCCCAGTTACTCCCAGACAGGACACCATTGG ACCCATCTGCAGGACTGTGACAGATGCTGTTTATGTTCTTGATGCGATTGTAGGCTatgactacaaggatcaagcaACCAAAGAAGCATCGAAATACATTCCACGCGGTGGGTATAAGCAGTTCCTTGGGGCTTATGGGCTCAAGGGAAAGAGACTGGGAATAGTGAGGAATCCCTTCTTCACCTCTGGGAGTGGATCTCTCCAAATTCAAGCATTTGAGCATCATTTCCAAACGCTAAG GCAAGGAGGTGCTGTTTTGGTAGACCATCTGGAAATAGCAAACATTGATACCATCTTGAATTTTAATTTGAGTGGAGAAGCAATAGCAACAGTGGCTGAGTTCAAACTAGCCATAAATTCATATCTAGAAGACCTTGTGGTGTCCCCAGTTCGATCTTTGGCAGATATCATAGCCTTCAACTTGAAGTTTTCTGGTGTG GAAATGATCAAGGAATTTGGCCAAGACATTTTTCTTTCAGCACAAGCCACAAATGGGATAGGCAACAATGAGAAGGCAGCATTGTTAAATTTAGCAAAGCTGACAAAAGATGGATTTGATAATCTAATGACATACAACAGGCTAGATGCATTGGTGACTCCCGGTGCAGATATTGCTCCTGTACTTGCAATTGGGGGATTCCCAGGCATTAGTGTCCCAGCTGGATATGACAAGAAGGGTGTGCCTTTCGGCATAACTTTTGGGGGTCTAAAGGGATCTGAACCAAAGCTTATACAGATTGCCTACGGTTTCGAGCAAGCTACTAAGATTAGAAAGCCTCCCACATTTCTACCATAA
- the LOC133740691 gene encoding probable amidase At4g34880, protein MATISCSLFWVLLLILQSTLSNGSESITPRSLMEEATVDDLQLAFKQKLLTSRQVVQFYLDQIHKLNQDLRGVLEINPDALSQADIADKERSEYESSAQTLPKLHGIPVLLKDNIATKDKLNTTAESYALLGSVVPRDAGVVSKLRSSGAIILGKATLSEWAYIRTSKAPYGWSARGGQGVNPYNSSLEVCGSSSGSAISVSANMVSVSLGTETDSSILCPASFNSVVGFKPTVGLTSRAGVIPVSPRQDTIGPLCRTVADAVHVLDTIVGTDSNDKATEEVSQYIPVGGYGQFLNSNGLKGKRLGIVSLMFLQIKDDAFLNQTFEQHFTTLREQGAILVENLEIANLEDIRDFTSSGEFVAMLAEFKIALNAYLGDLVKSPVRTLGQVIAFNKNNSYLEKNDDYGQNLLEAAEETNGMGAKELEALSNIERLSRDGFEKLMTDNNLDALVTYANSASSILAIGGFPGIVVPAGYHDTDKYPFGICFGGLKGSEPKLIEIAYAFEQATMIRKPPTVDSQYQSISTTVTRSSNVTTQ, encoded by the exons ATGGCTACCATTTCGTGTTCTCTCTTCTGGGTTCTCCTTCTAATTCTTCAAAGCACACTATCaaatgggtctgaatccattaCACCCAGAAGCCTAATGGAAGAAGCCACAGTTGATGATCTCCAACTCGCTTTCAAGCAAAAGCTTCTGACTTCAAGGCAAGTCGTTCAGTTCTACCTGGACCAAATCCACAAGCTCAATCAAGACCTCAGAGGAGTCTTAGAGATAAACCCAGATGCTTTATCGCAAGCTGACATAGCAGACAAAGAGCGCAGTGAATATGAATCCAGTGCCCAAACACTGCCTAAGCTTCATGGGATTCCTGTTCTGCTCAAGGATAATATAGCAACCAAGGACAAGCTTAACACCACTGCTGAGTCTTATGCTCTTTTGGGTTCCGTAGTGCCTAGAGATGCTGGGGTTGTCTCAAAGTTGAGGAGCTCTGGGGCTATCATTTTGGGGAAGGCTACGTTGAGTGAATGGGCCTATATCAGAACATCTAAAGCACCCTATGGTTGGAGTGCCAGAGGTGGTCAAGGAGTG AATCCTTATAATTCATCACTGGAAGTTTGTGGATCAAGTAGTGGATCCGCAATATCAGTATCTGCAAATATGGTATCAGTGTCTCTAGGAACAGAGACCGATAGCTCTATCTTATGTCCAGCGAGTTTTAACTCAGTAGTGGGCTTCAAACCAACGGTTGGTCTCACTAGTCGAGCAGGAGTCATCCCAGTCAGTCCAAGACAGGACACAATTGG GCCACTTTGTAGGACTGTAGCGGATGCTGTTCATGTCCTTGATACCATTGTTGGCACTGATAGCAATGACAAGGCAACAGAAGAAGTATCCCAGTATATTCCAGTGGGTGGCTATGGTCAGTTTCTCAATTCTAATGGTCTCAAAGGAAAGAGACTGGGGATAGTCAGTCTCATGTTTCTTCAGATCAAGGATGATGCTTTCTTGAATCAAACTTTTGAGCAGCATTTTACCACACTGAG GGAACAAGGTGCAATTTTGGTTGAGAATCTGGAAATAGCCAACCTTGAAGATATTCGCGATTTTACTTCAAGTGGTGAGTTTGTAGCAATGTTAGCTGAATTCAAGATCGCCTTGAATGCGTACCTGGGTGACCTAGTCAAATCTCCAGTGAGAACCTTAGGCCAGGTTATAGCATTCAACAAGAATAATTCTTATCTG GAAAAGAATGATGATTATGGACAAAATCTCTTAGAAGCAGCTGAGGAGACTAATGGAATGGGAGCTAAAGAGCTTGAGGCATTGTCAAATATAGAGAGACTATCTAGAGATGGATTTGAGAAGTTGATGACAGATAATAACTTAGATGCATTGGTGACTTATGCTAATAGCGCTTCTTCTATCCTCGCAATTGGTGGTTTCCCAGGCATCGTTGTGCCAGCAGGATATCATGACACTGATAAGTACCCTTTTGGAATTTGCTTTGGGGGTTTGAAGGGTTCGGAGCCAAAGCTGATCGAGATTGCCTATGCCTTTGAGCAAGCAACTATGATCAGGAAGCCTCCAACTGTTGATTCTCAATACCAAAGTATCTCTACCACCGTCACAAGAAGCTCCAACGTAACTACTCAATAG
- the LOC133740692 gene encoding probable amidase At4g34880 has product MAIYFLLSFLLLICILSYGSQKLTAKRLKITIEEATVDDLQLAFRLKTLTSREVVLFYLDKIRELNKNLRGVIEVNPDALSQADIADKERRECNHTLPKLHGIPILLKDNIATKDKLNTTAGSFALLGSIVPRDAGVVSKLRRSGAIILGKASLSEWSNFRTSWAPNGWSARGSQGKNPYNSSVEVCGSSSGPAISVAANMVSVTLGTETDGSIICPASFNSVVGIKPTVGLTSRAGVIPISPRQDTVGPICRTVADAVHVLDIIVGIDRNDNATSEASKYIPVGGYGQFLKHNGLEGKRLGIVNMLFDSIKDDAFLKQTFEQHFTTLRKQGAVLVDNLEIAHIEDVLDSHSSGEFDAMLAEFKIALNEYLSDLVKSPVKSLREVIEFNKNHSKEEKINEYGQDIFELAEKTNGMGPKEQEALSNLKRLSIQGFKKLMTDHSLDALVAYANSASSILAIGGFPGIVVPAGYHNTKKYPFGICFGGLKGSEPKLIEIAYAFEQATKIRRKPPLA; this is encoded by the exons ATGGCTATCTATTTTCTCCTCTCGTTTTTGCTTCTAATTTGCATTCTATCATATGGCTCACAAAAACTCACAGCCAAAAGgctcaaaatcacaatcgaagAAGCTACTGTTGATGATCTCCAGCTTGCTTTCAGGCTCAAGACTCTGACCTCAAGGGAAGTTGTCCTGTTCTACCTGGACAAGATTCGAGAACTGAACAAAAACCTTAGGGGTGTCATAGAGGTGAACCCTGATGCGTTATCCCAAGCTGATATAGCTGACAAAGAACGCAGAGAATGCAACCACACACTGCCTAAGCTTCATGGCATTCCTATTCTGCTAAAGGATAACATAGCAACCAAGGACAAACTCAACACCACAGCTGGCTCGTTTGCCTTGTTGGGATCCATTGTGCCTCGAGATGCAGGTGTTGTTTCTAAGCTAAGGAGGTCTGGAGCTATCATTTTAGGGAAGGCTAGCTTGAGTGAATGGAGCAACTTTAGAACATCATGGGCACCCAACGGTTGGAGCGCCAGAGGTTCCCAAGGAAAG AATCCTTACAATTCATCGGTGGAAGTTTGTGGATCAAGTAGTGGACCTGCAATATCAGTAGCTGCTAATATGGTTTCTGTGACACTAGGAACGGAGACTGACGGTTCCATTATCTGTCCGGCTAGCTTTAACTCAGTAGTTGGCATCAAACCGACTGTTGGTCTCACTAGTCGAGCTGGAGTCATACCAATCAGTCCAAGACAGGACACAGTTGG GCCGATTTGTAGGACTGTAGCGGATGCTGTTCACGTCCTTGATATCATTGTTGGCATTGATAGGAATGACAATGCGACAAGTGAAGCATCAAAGTACATCCCAGTGGGAGGCTATGGACAGTTTCTCAAGCATAATGGCCTCGAAGGAAAGAGATTGGGGATAGTAAATATGTTATTTGATTCAATCAAGGACGATGCTTTTCTGAAACAAACTTTTGAGCAGCATTTTACCACACTGAG gaaACAGGGGGCAGTTTTGGTTGACAATCTTGAAATAGCCCATATTGAAGATGTTCTGGATTCTCATTCAAGTGGAGAATTTGATGCAATGTTAGCTGAATTCAAAATAGCCTTGAATGAGTACCTAAGTGACCTAGTAAAATCTCCAGTGAAGTCCTTAAGGGAGGTGATAGAGTTCAACAAGAATCATTCAAAGGAG GAAAAGATCAATGAATATGGGCAAGATATCTTCGAATTAGCTGAGAAGACtaatgggatgggaccaaaagAGCAGGAGGCATTGTCAAATTTAAAAAGACTATCTATACAAGGGTTCAAGAAGTTGATGACCGATCATAGCCTAGATGCCTTGGTGGCTTATGCTAACAGTGCTTCTTCTATCCTCGCAATTGGTGGTTTTCCAGGCATTGTTGTGCCGGCAGGATATCATAACACTAAAAAGTATCCTTTTGGGATCTGCTTTGGGGGACTCAAGGGTTCAGAGCCAAAGCTGATTGAGATCGCCTATGCCTTCGAGCAAGCAACTAAGATAAGGAGAAAACCTCCTCTAGCCTGA